A single region of the Anopheles funestus chromosome X, idAnoFuneDA-416_04, whole genome shotgun sequence genome encodes:
- the LOC125761063 gene encoding uncharacterized protein LOC125761063, with amino-acid sequence MSFVGSILAVVLLLLFQPSDAAAHPSTDVGTVRYNQPSGNSQPLRTLGTLGILFGAIEAEAAIERRLERLLHELGESPSSQQQQRVRRAVTGTLQRAEIAMEILGTGLDLAASRRPDASTGDFRRVLIARTQEMLSGKRSTARIGMKAPSNDSSEASADVKRQVDQQVNVMRRQLASHLMRAVRNLNGSDGLQATNLATSLGSELIQRLLLQTLPKPVRFEELIEGGLKLHLERILRSRRQDETVPETNEIAVSVDTSPDGSDSKESESSEEEEGPGGLVGLIASLSGGDEGSDVGALIGSLSAVVTNLFGPGGLDVPGLLGTGTSLIAGLLGGDDNFGKVLGSYVGIAIEGLSGGGADMNGAFFGNFLGALIAALSSDPEDDNLPLKPKLFVENFFTGLEEAKRKADPNSDAEQCCQHKGGSDLFAFIGNIVSSVVGGITSLVLNASLGSSGGSSQGSADAFGASSAGSSGSSGDHPHPAM; translated from the exons ATGTCATTCGTTGGTAGTATCCTGGCAGTGGTTTTGCTGTTACTGTTTCAGCCAAGCGATGCAGCAGCACATCCATCAACCGACGTCGGTACGGTGCGCTACAATCAACCGTCGGGCAATTCGCAACCGTTGCGTACGCTCGGTACACTGGGCATCCTTTTCGGTGCGATCGAAGCGGAAGCCGCTATTGAGCGTCGGCTCGAACGTTTGCTGCACGAGCTGGGTGAATCACCATCcagccaacagcagcaacgggTACGGCGCGCCGTCACCGGAACGTTGCAGCGTGCCGAGATCGCAATGGAGATTCTTGGTACTGGGCTGGATTTGGCCGCTTCCCGCCGACCGGACGCTTCAACGGGAGATTTCAGACGGGTGCTGATCGCCCGCACACAG GAAATGCTGTCCGGCAAACGTTCCACGGCACGGATCGGCATGAAAGCCCCAAGTAACGATTCATCCGAAGCGTCAGCAGACGTGAAGCGACAGGTCGATCAGCAGGTGAATGTAATGCGCCGTCAGCTTGCATCCCATCTGATGCGTGCCGTACGCAATCTGAACGGTTCCGACGGAttgcaagcgacgaacctggCCACCTCGCTCGGCAGTGAGCTAATACAGCGATTGCTGCTACAAACCCTTCCAAAACCAGTCCGCTTTGAGGAGCTTATTGAAGGTGGGTTAAAGCTACATCTGGAGCGAATCTTACGCAGCCGGCGACAGGATGAAACGGTGCCGGAAACGAACGAAATAGCTGTCTCGGTGGATACCTCGCCCGATGGTTCCGACTCGAAGGAGTCAGAATCgtccgaggaggaggaaggcCCGGGGGGTTTGGTGGGACTAATTGCGAGCCTGAGCGGTGGCGATGAAGGATCCGATGTTGGTGCACTGATCGGTTCCCTGTCTGCGGTCGTAACGAACCTTTTCGGG CCGGGAGGTTTGGATGTACCGGGGTTGCTTGGAACGGGCACCTCCCTGATTGCTGGATTGCTCGGT GGCGATGACAATTTCGGCAAAGTGCTGGGCAGTTACGTCGGTATCGCGATCGAGGGCCTTTCCGGTGGTGGTGCG GACATGAACGGTGCATTCTTTGGAAACTTCCTCGGTGCACTTATCGCTGCACTCAGCTCG GATCCGGAGGATGACAATCTGCCCCTGAAACCGAAGCTGTTCGTGGAGAACTTTTTCACCGGGCTGGAGGAAGCGAAGCGTAAGGCCGATCCGAACAGTGATGCGGAGCAGTGTTGCCAGCATAAGGGCGGTTCGGATCTGTTTGCGTTCATCGGTAATATTGTGTCGTCGGTTGTCGGTGGCATTACCAGTCTGGTGCTGAACGCATCCCTCGGTTCGTCCGGCGGTTCATCGCAGGGGTCAGCCGATGCGTTCGGTGCATCGTCTGCCGGGAGCAGTGGATCATCGGGCGATCATCCTCATCCGGCTATGTAA